A single genomic interval of Fusarium verticillioides 7600 chromosome 8, whole genome shotgun sequence harbors:
- a CDS encoding 60S ribosomal protein L16 — translation MSSFEQVVVIDGKGHLLGRLASIVAKQLLSGQKIVIVRCEALNISGEFFRAKLKYHAHLRKITRYNPTRGGPFHFRAPSRIFYKAVRGMIPHKTARGAAALERLKVFEGVPPPYDKTKKVVVPQALRVLRLQPGRKFCTVGRLSSEVGWKYEDVVARLEERRKAKGAAFYERKKIAARQLADAKKNASVKEETAKALANYGY, via the exons ATGTCGAGCTTCGAGCAAGTT GTCGTCATCGATGGCAAGGGCCACCTCCTTGGCCGACTCGCCTCCATTGTCGCCAAGCAGCTCCTGAGCGGCCAGAAGATTGTTATTGTCCGCTGCGAGGCTCTCAACATCTCTGGCGAGTTCTTCCGTGCGAAGC TCAAGTACCACGCCCACCTCCGAAAGATCACCCGTTACAACCCCACCCGCGGTG GTCCCTTCCACTTCCGCGCTCCCTCCCGAATCTTCTACAAGGCTGTCCGTGGCATGATCCCCCACAAGACCGCCCgtggtgctgctgctctcgAGCGCCTCAAGGTCTTCGAAGGTGTCCCCCCTCCCTacgacaagaccaagaaggtcgtCGTTCCCCAGGCTCTCCGTGTTCTCCGACTCCAGCCCGGCCGCAAGTTCTGCACTGTCGGTCGTCTGTCCAGCGAGGTTGGCTGGAAGTACGAGGACGTCGTTGCTCG ATTGGAGGAGCGAAGAAAGGCCAAGGGCGCTGCTTTCTACGAGCGCAAGAAGATCGCTGCCCGACAACTGGCTGATGCGAAGAAGAACGCTtctgtcaaggaggagaccgCAAAGGCCCTTGCCAACTACGGCTACTAA